A window of the Bacteroidota bacterium genome harbors these coding sequences:
- the thiD gene encoding bifunctional hydroxymethylpyrimidine kinase/phosphomethylpyrimidine kinase, with protein MTPEPHPKPLALTIAGSDSGGGAGIQADIKAMEANGVFAASVIAAVTAQNTKAVTAAFDLPLGIIEAQLDAVADDFDFGAVKTGMLSSAAIIDLVARKVQEYGSGTRPLGPLVVDPVMISKSGFALLKPDAVEAMKHRLIPLAALVTPNTHEAERLADTEIRTLDDAEAAARSIAALGAGAVLVKGGHLDGEADAVDVLFDGAEMHHLRAERIDTPHTHGTGCTYASAIAAHLARGAALTEAVERAKAYVTEAIRHGLPIGGGHGPTNHFFALAEA; from the coding sequence ATGACTCCCGAACCTCACCCCAAACCGCTCGCCCTCACCATTGCCGGCAGCGACTCCGGCGGCGGGGCCGGTATCCAGGCCGACATCAAGGCGATGGAGGCCAACGGCGTCTTCGCCGCGAGCGTGATCGCCGCCGTCACCGCGCAAAACACGAAGGCCGTCACCGCCGCCTTCGACCTCCCGCTCGGCATCATCGAAGCCCAGCTCGACGCCGTCGCCGACGACTTCGACTTCGGCGCGGTCAAGACGGGCATGCTCTCCTCGGCGGCGATCATCGACCTCGTGGCGCGGAAGGTTCAGGAGTACGGCTCCGGGACGCGTCCCCTCGGCCCGCTCGTCGTGGACCCGGTGATGATCTCGAAGAGCGGCTTCGCCCTGCTGAAGCCCGACGCCGTCGAGGCGATGAAGCACCGCCTGATCCCGCTCGCCGCGCTCGTCACCCCGAACACGCACGAGGCCGAGCGCCTGGCCGACACGGAAATCCGCACCCTCGACGACGCTGAGGCGGCCGCGCGGTCCATCGCCGCGCTCGGGGCCGGTGCCGTCCTCGTCAAAGGCGGCCACCTCGACGGTGAGGCGGACGCGGTCGACGTGCTCTTCGACGGCGCGGAGATGCACCACCTCCGCGCCGAGCGGATCGACACGCCGCACACGCACGGGACGGGCTGCACCTACGCTTCGGCGATTGCCGCACACCTGGCGCGCGGCGCGGCGCTGACCGAGGCCGTAGAGCGGGCGAAGGCCTATGTCACCGAGGCGATCCGCCACGGCCTCCCCATCGGCGGCGGCCACGGCCCGACGAACCACTTCTTCGCCCTCGCCGAAGCCTGA
- a CDS encoding ATP-binding protein — MSDLLLDSLLIENFRAFKRLEVKELGRVNLIVGKNNVGKTALLEALWLYAARGAQHVLAEVVRRRDEVAFLSARLRPEEPFDWTQAISSLRYGRPSPAELPDVGQNHDAYSSIDERQLFSVGSAYATSTAVHFTLEMPRVGLSIHDPAYQKEMWFGAVNPEWLAGQNERYPLAGSLAKALGARPPHSMVPHYFVPSSGLSLSKLSLAWKEVVLAGRKDVARRAIRKIDGSIKDIDFVSAADVFDRESDRDIELSLIPICQRENEVVPVPLRSMGEGMDRLLGLGLAIVVADGRNGGILLVDEIENGLHYSVQPDMWRLVFETAAKLNVQVFATTHSLDCIRAFQAVAEEHPEEGRLISLRRKQDAPDEIVAIEFDEQGMESIVRSHIEVR; from the coding sequence ATGTCCGACTTGCTGCTCGACAGCCTGCTCATCGAGAACTTCCGTGCCTTCAAGCGGCTGGAGGTGAAGGAGCTTGGCCGGGTCAACCTGATCGTCGGGAAGAACAACGTCGGGAAGACGGCCCTGCTCGAAGCACTCTGGTTGTATGCTGCGCGAGGGGCGCAGCACGTTCTGGCTGAGGTTGTTCGGCGGCGAGACGAAGTAGCTTTTTTATCTGCGCGGCTTCGTCCTGAGGAGCCTTTTGATTGGACGCAGGCCATTTCAAGTCTGCGTTATGGAAGGCCTTCTCCTGCTGAACTACCTGATGTCGGGCAGAACCACGATGCTTACAGCTCGATCGATGAGAGGCAACTTTTCTCCGTAGGCTCTGCCTATGCTACCTCGACTGCCGTGCATTTCACACTCGAGATGCCCAGGGTAGGATTGAGTATTCACGATCCCGCTTATCAAAAAGAGATGTGGTTCGGGGCAGTAAATCCCGAATGGTTGGCTGGTCAGAATGAGCGTTACCCTCTCGCGGGAAGCCTAGCGAAAGCACTAGGAGCGCGTCCGCCGCATTCAATGGTCCCTCACTATTTTGTGCCGTCATCAGGGCTGAGTCTCTCTAAACTGAGTCTCGCCTGGAAGGAGGTTGTGCTAGCAGGCAGAAAGGATGTGGCTCGGAGGGCAATTCGCAAGATCGACGGTAGTATAAAAGATATAGACTTTGTATCGGCTGCTGACGTATTCGATAGGGAAAGCGATAGAGATATAGAGTTGTCTCTCATTCCGATATGCCAGCGCGAGAACGAGGTCGTGCCAGTTCCGCTGAGGAGCATGGGAGAGGGTATGGATCGCCTGCTTGGACTGGGTCTTGCTATCGTAGTAGCAGATGGAAGAAACGGGGGGATACTGCTGGTAGATGAGATCGAGAACGGACTTCACTACTCGGTGCAGCCGGACATGTGGCGGCTGGTCTTTGAGACGGCGGCAAAGCTCAACGTGCAGGTTTTCGCCACAACGCACAGCCTCGACTGCATCCGGGCGTTCCAGGCGGTGGCCGAGGAGCACCCGGAGGAGGGGCGGCTGATCAGCCTGCGGCGGAAGCAGGACGCGCCGGATGAGATCGTAGCCATCGAGTTCGACGAGCAGGGCATGGAATCCATTGTGCGCTCCCACATCGAAGTCCGCTGA
- the thiS gene encoding sulfur carrier protein ThiS, with protein MSTDTLIPITVNGEARDVPAGLALPDLLRHLDLDPEQPGIAVAVGQTVVRRAVWPETPVEAGDEVEIITATQGG; from the coding sequence ATGTCCACTGACACCCTCATCCCGATCACCGTCAACGGCGAGGCGCGCGACGTGCCCGCCGGGCTCGCGCTGCCGGACCTGCTGCGCCACCTCGACCTCGACCCGGAGCAGCCGGGCATCGCCGTCGCCGTCGGCCAGACCGTCGTCCGCCGCGCCGTGTGGCCGGAGACGCCGGTCGAAGCCGGCGACGAAGTCGAGATCATCACCGCCACACAAGGAGGCTAG
- the thiO gene encoding glycine oxidase ThiO has translation MTATPPPSTEVAVVGGGVVGLALAWRLAERGRRVTVLEREAVGRGASYAAAGMLAPAAEIQFEEADLYRLGRESLRRWPAFARDLEAASGIGVDYRGEGTLVVADDRDAAEALRRLYRFQQDHGVPVEWLTGAEAREIEPMLSPRLAAAVHSPEDHQVDNRRVLEALRVAAERAGVTVREQTPVRAVEPNATRPAVVTGEGERIEASAVVLAAGAWVRSIDGIEPAPPVRPVKGQMLSLQMERPFELRHVVRGPDAYLVPKSDGRLVVGATSEEQGFDTALTAGGLYRLLEAAVEVVPGIEELKVTETWAGLRPASRDHAPLIGTAAPGVVLAAGHYRHGVLLTPVTAAELALDIDSALAETTERGASGYSVPETSEWLAPFAPARFDPAFPDS, from the coding sequence ATGACTGCTACCCCTCCACCTTCAACCGAGGTCGCCGTCGTCGGCGGCGGCGTGGTCGGCCTCGCCCTCGCGTGGCGGCTCGCCGAGCGGGGCCGCCGCGTGACGGTGCTGGAGCGCGAGGCTGTCGGGCGCGGGGCCTCCTACGCGGCGGCCGGGATGCTTGCGCCCGCCGCCGAGATTCAGTTCGAGGAAGCCGACCTCTACCGGCTCGGTCGGGAGAGCCTGCGCCGCTGGCCCGCCTTCGCCCGCGACCTCGAAGCCGCGAGCGGGATCGGCGTGGACTACCGCGGTGAGGGCACCCTCGTCGTCGCCGACGACCGCGACGCGGCCGAGGCGCTGCGGCGGCTCTACCGGTTCCAGCAGGACCACGGCGTGCCCGTCGAGTGGCTGACTGGGGCCGAGGCGCGCGAAATCGAACCCATGCTCTCGCCTCGTCTCGCAGCCGCCGTCCACTCGCCCGAGGACCACCAGGTGGACAACCGGCGGGTGCTGGAGGCCCTGCGCGTCGCCGCCGAACGCGCCGGCGTGACGGTCCGGGAGCAGACACCGGTGCGGGCCGTCGAGCCCAACGCAACGCGTCCCGCTGTCGTTACCGGCGAGGGCGAGCGCATCGAGGCGTCGGCCGTGGTGCTCGCCGCCGGGGCGTGGGTGCGCAGCATCGACGGCATCGAGCCGGCACCGCCGGTGCGCCCGGTGAAAGGGCAGATGCTGTCGCTGCAGATGGAGCGTCCGTTCGAGTTGCGCCACGTCGTGCGCGGGCCGGACGCCTACCTCGTCCCGAAGTCCGACGGCCGCCTCGTCGTCGGCGCGACGAGCGAGGAGCAGGGGTTCGACACGGCGCTGACGGCGGGGGGGCTGTACCGCCTGCTCGAAGCGGCCGTCGAGGTCGTTCCTGGGATCGAAGAACTGAAGGTGACCGAGACGTGGGCGGGGCTGCGGCCCGCGAGCCGGGACCACGCGCCGCTGATCGGGACGGCCGCGCCGGGCGTTGTCCTCGCTGCCGGGCACTACCGGCACGGCGTCCTCCTCACGCCCGTCACAGCCGCCGAGCTCGCGCTCGACATAGACAGCGCCCTCGCGGAAACCACAGAACGCGGAGCATCCGGGTACTCTGTGCCCGAAACCTCCGAATGGCTCGCCCCGTTTGCCCCGGCCCGCTTCGACCCCGCTTTCCCCGACTCCTGA
- a CDS encoding DUF3226 domain-containing protein — protein MAHRFRLLVEGQDDWHVLSNLLNEHGVEAWRVRPSSREDIGDKIAVEAAGGEEDAKKGGVDRLLKDLAFQLQQSDQERVGIVVDADENLAARWQAVCTRIGRAGNVDLPGAPDPAGTVVTLEQPDRTLVVGVWLMPDNTDDGMIEDFLRFLVPEGDALLPRAERCLEAIPENERLFAQGDADHTSKALMHTWLAWQDEPGRPLGQAVTHRYLDAQAPRALAFVEWAKRLFGR, from the coding sequence ATGGCGCATCGGTTCCGTCTGCTCGTGGAAGGCCAAGACGACTGGCACGTCCTGAGTAACTTGCTGAACGAGCACGGGGTCGAGGCATGGCGTGTCAGGCCGAGTAGCCGGGAAGACATCGGCGACAAGATCGCGGTCGAGGCAGCGGGAGGGGAAGAAGACGCCAAGAAGGGTGGGGTTGATAGGCTGCTTAAGGACCTGGCATTCCAACTCCAGCAGAGCGACCAGGAGCGGGTCGGGATCGTCGTCGATGCTGACGAGAACCTTGCAGCACGGTGGCAAGCGGTATGCACTCGAATCGGACGTGCAGGCAATGTGGACCTACCGGGGGCACCCGATCCAGCCGGTACGGTCGTCACGCTGGAGCAGCCGGACCGAACGCTGGTGGTCGGCGTCTGGCTGATGCCGGACAACACAGATGACGGCATGATCGAGGACTTTCTGCGCTTCCTGGTCCCGGAAGGTGACGCTCTGCTGCCTCGTGCCGAACGCTGCCTTGAAGCCATCCCAGAGAACGAGCGACTCTTCGCGCAGGGAGACGCAGACCACACCTCGAAGGCGCTCATGCATACGTGGCTAGCGTGGCAAGACGAGCCGGGGCGACCGCTCGGGCAAGCCGTTACGCATCGCTACCTCGATGCTCAAGCGCCCCGTGCGCTGGCTTTCGTCGAGTGGGCGAAGCGCCTGTTCGGCCGCTAA
- a CDS encoding thiazole synthase, translating into MLKIGPLALRSRVLVGTSRYPSPQVMLGALEASGTELVTVSIRRVNLADTDGESLLGLLRARGYHLLPNTAGCYTAREAVLTAGLAREALETDLVKLEVIGDDETLYPDVEQLLKAAKQLVDDGFHVLAYAGDDPITCRKLADLGCAAVMPLAAPIGSGMGLVNPYALRIIRELLPDVPLLVDAGIGTASDAARAMELGYDGVLLNTAISGAERPALMAAAIRHAVEAGRLAHLAGRIPHRLYAKASSPADGRIGV; encoded by the coding sequence CTGCTCAAGATCGGACCCCTTGCGCTGCGCTCCCGCGTGCTGGTCGGGACGAGCCGGTACCCGAGCCCGCAGGTCATGCTCGGCGCCCTCGAGGCGTCCGGCACGGAGCTCGTCACGGTCTCGATCCGCCGCGTGAACCTCGCCGACACCGACGGCGAGAGCCTCCTCGGGCTGCTCCGCGCGCGCGGCTACCACCTCCTCCCGAACACGGCGGGTTGCTACACCGCCCGCGAGGCCGTCCTCACCGCCGGGCTCGCCCGCGAGGCGCTGGAGACGGACCTCGTCAAGCTCGAAGTCATCGGCGACGACGAGACCCTCTACCCGGACGTGGAGCAGCTTCTGAAAGCGGCGAAGCAGCTCGTAGACGACGGCTTCCACGTCCTCGCCTACGCGGGCGACGACCCCATCACCTGCCGCAAGCTGGCCGACCTCGGCTGCGCCGCCGTGATGCCGCTCGCCGCGCCCATCGGCAGCGGGATGGGCCTCGTCAACCCGTACGCACTCCGCATCATCCGCGAGCTGCTGCCCGACGTGCCGCTCCTCGTCGACGCCGGGATCGGGACGGCGAGCGATGCGGCGCGGGCGATGGAACTCGGCTACGACGGCGTCCTCCTCAACACGGCGATCTCGGGGGCCGAGCGGCCTGCGCTGATGGCTGCCGCCATTCGCCACGCGGTCGAGGCCGGGCGGCTCGCGCACCTCGCCGGGCGGATCCCGCACCGCCTCTACGCGAAGGCTTCGTCGCCCGCCGACGGGCGGATCGGCGTGTGA
- a CDS encoding class I fructose-bisphosphate aldolase encodes MADTAHLEDLLGDEADDLLGFSTPAISKDRLYLPGPDFVDRVWRESDRSIPVLRSLQAMYDHGRLGGTGYLSILPVDQGIEHAGGASFAKNPDYFDPAKIVELAIEGGCNAVATTYGALGAVARKYAHKIPMLLKLNHNELLTYPNTYDQIMFAQVEQAYEMGCVAVGATIYFGSDGSNRQIVEVSEAFARAHELGMATVLWCYLRNEGFTVDGTNHENSADLTGQANHIGATLEADILKQKQPTSNGGYKALNSGDSSYGKLDERIYTELASDHPIDLTRYQVANGYMGRAGLINSGGGSGKDDFAQAARTAVINKRAGGMGLISGRKAFQRPMAEGVKLLNTIQDVYLNDDVTVA; translated from the coding sequence ATGGCTGACACCGCGCACCTCGAAGACCTCCTCGGCGACGAAGCCGACGACCTCCTCGGCTTTTCGACCCCGGCCATCTCGAAGGACCGGCTCTACCTTCCCGGCCCCGACTTCGTGGACCGTGTCTGGCGCGAGTCTGACCGCTCGATCCCGGTGCTGCGCTCGCTCCAGGCGATGTACGACCACGGCCGCCTCGGCGGGACGGGCTACCTCTCGATCCTCCCCGTCGACCAGGGCATCGAGCACGCCGGCGGCGCGAGCTTCGCCAAGAACCCGGACTACTTCGACCCGGCCAAGATCGTCGAACTCGCCATCGAGGGCGGCTGCAATGCCGTCGCGACGACCTACGGCGCGCTCGGAGCCGTCGCGCGGAAATACGCCCACAAAATCCCGATGCTGCTCAAGCTCAACCACAACGAGCTGTTGACCTACCCCAACACGTACGACCAGATCATGTTTGCCCAAGTGGAGCAGGCGTACGAGATGGGCTGCGTCGCGGTCGGGGCGACGATCTACTTCGGCAGCGACGGCTCGAACCGGCAGATCGTGGAGGTCTCCGAGGCCTTCGCCCGCGCCCACGAACTCGGCATGGCGACTGTCCTGTGGTGCTACCTCCGCAACGAGGGCTTCACCGTCGACGGCACCAACCACGAGAACAGCGCCGACCTCACCGGGCAGGCCAACCACATCGGCGCGACGCTCGAAGCCGACATCCTGAAGCAGAAGCAGCCGACCTCGAACGGCGGCTACAAGGCGCTCAACTCGGGCGACAGCAGCTACGGCAAGCTCGACGAGCGGATCTACACCGAGCTCGCGAGCGACCACCCCATCGACCTCACGCGCTACCAGGTCGCCAACGGCTACATGGGCCGCGCCGGGCTGATCAACTCCGGCGGCGGCTCCGGCAAAGACGACTTCGCCCAGGCCGCCCGCACGGCCGTTATCAACAAGCGCGCCGGCGGGATGGGCCTCATCTCCGGCCGCAAAGCGTTCCAGCGCCCGATGGCCGAAGGCGTCAAGCTCCTCAACACGATCCAGGACGTCTACCTCAACGACGACGTGACGGTGGCGTAA
- a CDS encoding fasciclin domain-containing protein codes for MFAVSRLLLVCLLATAAAGLLFVAGCDNADSEALGDNLFAVVAVSEDLEVLEDLIDDLDLASTLRTGSGDLTFFAPTNEALNGLGEDMIGLLGRTVNQDVLTKLLRRHLVPGRILLADLQDGQVLEPLDGPPLEVRVEDGDDDEDRTVTVGGGLVAETSVEAGNGVVHLLGDLVRDHLTLAERLRVTPLLSDFADFLDVADLNGLVASGEPRTLLVPINSAFDALGPARLQTLERFGNRSVLGTILRHHVLPGRLQADDLEDGVVLEPLDGEPLPVRAEGGLTFVGEARVIIEAVEAIDGLIYLLDTVVLSHLSLAERLQIEPQLMDFYDVFGNAGLLGTLGSDETFTLFVPTDPALEPLGEPFIDELQLRADLQLRTAQYHVVPGRLEPDDLMMRSTPLTTLGDYSLQVQTLDDVGGTRVFVGGRGEVTIPPIETRNGLIYSISPFILPPDLDLEERAVFGALYSFLNTMRSAGLTPLLRGEDPRGEGPYTVFAPTDVAFNGVILPSSTRRRTMEYHIVPGLYEIRDLIDSTVTPTIPDSLFFRLPTLGGPDLRVYPGAGIVRLNCTEVPIFDPDTGEEIGINLVDCTLGVTANQFATNGVIHSVGSVLDLPE; via the coding sequence ATGTTTGCCGTCTCGCGCCTGCTCCTCGTCTGCCTGTTGGCCACTGCCGCGGCGGGCCTCCTCTTCGTCGCCGGCTGCGACAACGCGGATTCAGAAGCACTCGGCGACAACCTCTTCGCGGTCGTGGCCGTCTCGGAAGACCTGGAGGTGCTCGAAGACCTCATCGACGACCTCGACCTCGCCTCGACGCTCCGCACCGGCAGCGGTGACCTGACGTTCTTCGCGCCGACCAACGAGGCCCTGAACGGCCTGGGCGAGGACATGATCGGACTCCTCGGCCGCACCGTCAACCAGGACGTGCTGACCAAGCTGCTGCGGCGCCACCTCGTCCCCGGGCGGATCCTGCTGGCCGACCTCCAGGACGGCCAGGTGCTCGAACCGCTCGATGGCCCCCCGCTGGAGGTGCGCGTCGAAGACGGAGACGACGACGAGGACCGGACGGTCACCGTCGGCGGCGGCCTCGTCGCCGAGACCAGCGTCGAGGCCGGCAACGGGGTGGTGCACCTGCTGGGCGACCTCGTGCGCGACCACCTGACGCTCGCCGAGCGCCTGCGCGTGACGCCCCTGCTGAGCGACTTCGCGGACTTCCTGGACGTGGCCGACCTGAACGGCCTCGTGGCCTCCGGCGAGCCGCGCACGCTCCTCGTCCCGATCAACAGCGCCTTCGACGCCCTCGGCCCGGCGCGACTCCAGACGCTCGAGCGCTTCGGCAACCGAAGCGTCCTCGGCACGATCCTCCGCCACCACGTCCTGCCGGGCCGACTCCAAGCAGACGACCTCGAAGACGGCGTCGTGCTCGAACCGCTCGACGGGGAGCCGCTCCCGGTCCGGGCCGAGGGCGGACTGACGTTCGTCGGCGAGGCGCGCGTCATCATCGAGGCGGTCGAGGCCATCGACGGGCTGATCTACCTCCTCGACACGGTCGTGCTGAGCCACCTCAGCCTCGCCGAGCGGCTGCAGATCGAGCCCCAGCTGATGGACTTCTACGACGTCTTCGGCAACGCCGGCCTGCTCGGCACGCTCGGCAGCGACGAGACGTTCACCCTCTTCGTCCCCACCGACCCCGCGCTCGAACCGCTCGGCGAGCCGTTCATAGACGAACTCCAACTCCGCGCCGACCTGCAGCTTCGCACGGCGCAGTACCACGTCGTCCCGGGCCGCCTAGAGCCCGACGACCTGATGATGCGCTCGACCCCGCTCACCACGCTGGGCGACTACAGCCTCCAGGTCCAGACCCTCGACGACGTGGGGGGCACGCGCGTCTTCGTCGGCGGGCGCGGCGAGGTCACGATCCCTCCCATCGAGACCCGCAACGGGCTGATCTACTCGATCTCCCCGTTCATTCTTCCCCCTGATCTCGACCTTGAAGAGCGGGCGGTCTTCGGCGCACTCTACAGCTTCCTCAACACGATGCGTAGCGCGGGGCTGACACCCCTACTGCGCGGCGAAGACCCGCGCGGCGAGGGTCCCTATACCGTGTTTGCCCCCACCGACGTAGCCTTCAACGGGGTGATCCTCCCCTCCTCGACGCGGCGTCGCACCATGGAGTACCACATCGTCCCGGGCCTCTACGAGATCCGTGACTTGATCGACTCGACCGTCACGCCTACCATACCCGACTCTCTGTTCTTCCGCCTGCCTACGCTGGGGGGGCCGGACCTCCGCGTTTATCCCGGTGCTGGCATAGTCCGTCTCAACTGCACAGAGGTTCCGATCTTTGACCCGGACACTGGCGAGGAAATAGGCATTAACCTAGTGGACTGCACACTGGGAGTCACTGCCAACCAGTTTGCGACGAACGGCGTGATCCACTCGGTCGGGAGCGTCCTGGACCTCCCGGAGTAG
- a CDS encoding thiamine phosphate synthase, which yields MTAGSGQRTADGERRALPRLVLIADGFTSEAVQRQVLEAVQAGRLWLHLRDHAASDEAFAQAAHALAAQVRAVRPGTLVSVNTRTEVARPLGVGLHVGTRGPSVAEARRRHPGALLSYAAHTPSEARAAAEQGADAVLFSPIFPTTSKPGHLGIGLEALAACCAAVPDTPVFALGGITPARAASCLSAGAYGVAVLSGILRAPDPAAATALYLDAL from the coding sequence GTGACAGCGGGCAGCGGACAGAGGACCGCCGACGGCGAGCGTCGCGCCCTGCCGCGCCTCGTGCTGATCGCCGACGGGTTTACGAGCGAGGCGGTGCAGCGGCAGGTCCTCGAAGCCGTGCAGGCGGGGCGGCTGTGGCTGCACCTGCGCGACCACGCAGCGTCCGACGAGGCGTTCGCCCAGGCAGCCCACGCGCTGGCAGCGCAGGTGCGAGCTGTTCGGCCTGGGACGCTCGTCTCCGTCAACACCCGCACCGAAGTAGCTCGGCCGCTTGGGGTCGGGCTCCACGTCGGCACGCGCGGGCCGTCGGTCGCCGAGGCGCGACGTCGGCACCCCGGTGCGCTGCTGAGCTACGCTGCCCACACGCCCAGCGAGGCGCGAGCCGCCGCCGAGCAGGGTGCCGACGCCGTGCTCTTCAGCCCGATCTTTCCGACGACGAGCAAGCCCGGCCACCTCGGCATCGGCCTCGAAGCCCTGGCGGCGTGCTGCGCGGCGGTGCCGGACACGCCCGTCTTCGCGCTCGGCGGGATCACCCCGGCGCGTGCCGCGTCGTGTCTCAGCGCCGGGGCCTACGGCGTCGCCGTGCTCTCCGGCATCCTTCGCGCACCTGACCCCGCTGCTGCTACCGCCCTCTACCTCGACGCGCTATGA
- a CDS encoding FAD-dependent oxidoreductase codes for MLRTVIVGAGLAGASAALWLAEHGGAVTVLEAERPAAGASGAAAGLVNPMMGQRANPAWRFEEALAALHETLALAGATDLFRATGVLRPARDEAQAHHFRTRAEALPEHAAWHSPDTLAAKYPDVAAPHGALWVPGGGSVDLAEMVTVLLRAAEARGAAVRTGMRVTGWTETERAVSVTMVTGERIDAHHLMLALGDGFRHFSPLSALPLHRIKGQTIRLARPDGLVDLPALSGFGYVVPDGSALIVGSSYEHTFDDVEPHRAQSEALRAKAAQMLPALADAAILGARAGVRVTVPRTHSPRRLPLLGPLGHRRVWVFSGLGSKGLLTVPLLVRHLPDYLADPTRIPPEVRVPR; via the coding sequence ATGCTGCGCACCGTGATCGTCGGAGCAGGACTCGCTGGGGCGTCGGCGGCGCTGTGGCTCGCCGAGCACGGCGGTGCGGTGACCGTCCTCGAAGCCGAGCGACCGGCGGCGGGCGCATCCGGCGCGGCGGCAGGTCTCGTCAACCCGATGATGGGCCAGCGGGCGAACCCGGCGTGGCGCTTCGAGGAGGCGCTGGCTGCCCTCCACGAGACGCTCGCCCTCGCGGGCGCTACCGACCTGTTCCGCGCCACCGGCGTGCTCCGTCCCGCCCGCGACGAAGCGCAGGCGCACCACTTCCGCACCCGCGCCGAGGCGCTGCCGGAGCACGCCGCCTGGCACTCGCCCGACACGCTCGCCGCCAAGTACCCCGACGTCGCTGCTCCGCACGGTGCGCTGTGGGTTCCCGGCGGTGGGTCCGTCGATCTCGCCGAGATGGTGACGGTGCTGCTCCGGGCGGCCGAGGCGCGCGGGGCGGCGGTCCGCACCGGCATGCGCGTGACGGGCTGGACCGAGACCGAGCGCGCCGTCTCAGTGACGATGGTCACCGGCGAGCGGATCGACGCTCACCACCTCATGCTTGCTCTGGGCGACGGGTTCCGGCATTTCTCCCCGCTCAGCGCGCTTCCGCTCCACCGCATCAAAGGCCAGACGATCCGCCTCGCCCGGCCCGACGGCCTCGTCGACCTCCCCGCACTCTCCGGCTTCGGCTACGTCGTGCCGGATGGGAGCGCGCTCATCGTCGGCAGTTCGTACGAGCACACCTTCGACGACGTTGAGCCGCACCGGGCACAGTCCGAAGCGCTGCGGGCGAAGGCAGCGCAGATGCTCCCGGCCCTCGCCGACGCCGCGATTCTCGGCGCACGGGCGGGCGTCCGGGTGACCGTTCCGCGCACCCACTCGCCGCGCCGGCTCCCGCTCCTCGGGCCGCTGGGCCATCGGCGCGTGTGGGTGTTCAGCGGACTCGGGTCGAAGGGCTTGCTCACGGTTCCCCTCCTCGTTCGGCACCTCCCCGACTACCTCGCAGACCCCACGCGGATTCCACCAGAGGTTCGAGTGCCGCGTTAG